The DNA region CCCTGAATAAAAAACGGATGGCAAGCATAGAGGTTTATGGCGTAATTAGTGTTTTGCCTGCCCTGAGCGAGAATTACCCTTGCCTTAAGTGAGGAGCTGTCAAGACCGAAAAATTCGCTTAACTCAATAGGGTCTCCAACTTCCTTAAGAGTTAAAATATCGGGGTAGAAGGAAAACACAATAATGGATTCATCCTGCTGCCCCATAGCTCTGAGTTTAAGGCGAGTCTCAAGCAGTAACGCCTCCTTTACGGCGGCAGACTTATCTTTTAATTCATCCGGATAGTCATATACGCCTGCAAAGTAGTTATCCCTGGGTTTTATCCCCTTAACGGGTTTTATTTTCGGCGTCCAGATGTGAAGACGTTTAAACCCAGCCCTGTTCATGTAGTTGTCAAGCTCCGTCATACCGCTTTTTGAGCAAATTCCTGAAAGAATGGGGTAGTTTTTAAAGCTTTCGAACTCCCCTCCCAGGTCTTTTAAAATCAGGCCCATTCCAGAGCCGTCATGTCCCTCTTTCATAGTCTCCAGGGACAGGACATTTTCCATTGGAGAGATGTACTCCCTTGATGTTATTGCGCTTAACCGGCACATGCTGTTTTGCCTCTTAATCTTAAAATATTTTTAATAGTGTCCATTAAACCGCTCTAAATGACACGGCTGGTACTTTAACACTTTTTTGAATGTTTTGTCAATAAAGAGCACAAAAAATCAGCAAATCTCATTGAAGGAGTAAATAAAATTCGAAAAAACCACCATAAAAGCAATGGTGGCCGGAATAAGTCTGAAAAATGACAGAAATCAGCTACATTTAGATATCAAAAATAAATTTCAAAAGAGCATCAAATCGATAAGACCGGAAGCTGAGCTTTCAGGTAAAACTAAACATTTAACTAAAAAAATTTTTATAGCCTTGAAAAACATCTCACAAATATGTTAGAATGCTTAATTTACAAAAACACACGCCGGTAAG from Nitrospirae bacterium YQR-1 includes:
- a CDS encoding glutamate synthase, which encodes MCRLSAITSREYISPMENVLSLETMKEGHDGSGMGLILKDLGGEFESFKNYPILSGICSKSGMTELDNYMNRAGFKRLHIWTPKIKPVKGIKPRDNYFAGVYDYPDELKDKSAAVKEALLLETRLKLRAMGQQDESIIVFSFYPDILTLKEVGDPIELSEFFGLDSSSLKARVILAQGRQNTNYAINLYACHPFFIQGYGSMTNGENTAFVPIREYLTSRGIPGYIGYNSDSEVFTHILHYTNKVLGYPLKYYKDVITPLKAQEIEERPDRDFVMYLKMCMRFLCIDGPNCVIGFTPDGTCFMVQDAKKLRPGVVGGVKGKYALVSEQCGLNSAIAHRNPSTDIYPMRYDMVIVSPQAEEVRVWNQLQGWTTTMN